From the genome of Syngnathoides biaculeatus isolate LvHL_M chromosome 4, ASM1980259v1, whole genome shotgun sequence:
ctccagcatgtcctcAAAGGCTACAACGCAAAGAGGAACAAatcaaaaaacatggaaaaataaaaagctgagCATTTACATCACATCACAGGAGAAAGCCGACTGTCTCAATTGCCAAGTTGAAAGCAACTTGGGTGGTTTGAAAATGGACACTTTAGGCATTAGGCAAAGTCTGTGCCTTTTGCCACAGGTGGGAGTAAAGGCGACTTTATACTCCTGTGTTCAATAACGACCGCATTGCATCACGGTCggcgttgttgttgctttgttccttgttatttTGCTACAATCTTCTGAGGCTCATGCACACTCGCTTCACAAGGTGGTCTTGCACTCCATCTTATCCTGCTGAGTCACCAGCTTTGCAAATACtacacaacaaaatattttcttacataaacaaaaataaaaaagcacatTACTATAAAAATGCTGATTTTAACTTGCCAAGTCATGTAggtcaagtcaaagtccagtcTTTCATTAGTTTTCGCTTTGCGAGTACCAAgtctgaaaattacattttccactTAAGCCTCAAACCGGTTAAGTCATGTGACATTCAGGTGATGCCATTAAAGCAGCAAAATCAATTCATATGGCTGATTGGATTGGCTCAAGTGACTCAACCTCCCCCAtggctggtgtctttggattttTGTACTGCGATTTGGTTTGAAAGGTAATAATGTGAGAGGAGTTTTAAATGATTTACAATTTAATCTATATTCAGGTGTTTGCTAAAAACTAatttatttgcatgttttggctcttcttggaacaaataaagatggCACAAGAAAGGAGGAATTAGTGTCAAAGAAGTATGCTGAAGCAAAACATTTGGACTGTAAGATTAACATCTTTTATCTAGGGAAGGAGCCCAATTCAGCTTGTGTTGTATGTGGAAGTTATGCAGTTTTTGAGGCACGTACATGTACGCGCACAATTCTGGTGCAATTTCCCCCCCAAATCAAATAGTCTGTAAAACACAACAAGGGTTAATATtgtaagatgagtttgaaatgaaattttaggATCATAGTTTGTGGTGTATCTATGTTTGTGGTATATCTATGGTTCAACTATTACTATTGGCAGTTATAAACACTTTTAGAATGTGGTGAGGCTTCGGTtacaggtttttttccccccacaatttGCAGACTGTCTTTGTCCCTTACCCCCTGCCAATATCAAGAAtttgtgtccatgtgtgtgtacatgtatgtGTTTGTACCAAGTAGAGTCTTCGGGTTGGTTAAACCCAACTGGACGACGGGGTTCTCCAGGATGGCCTGGAAGAGCGGACTGTTGGTGTCGATGCCTTTGTCCAGGTCCTCCGCAGAGGGCTTTTTGTCTCCCAGCAGCCACTCGCACtataacaaacacacacacacacaccacacacacacacacacacacagacacgagaCTCATTTATCATTGTGCACTTTTATACGAAGGGTCAGACGACTGATCACAAGTTGAGGGCCATCGCTTCAGTCACGCTCAAAGTGGAATTTACACACAAACTGCAAAACTATATGGTAAATGACAAATGCATCTAAATTGAAGAAGAGAAATTGTGGCTTCTATGATTaggcaaaaaacgtcacttaaTTGCTTGAAAACATCAGGAAAATAAGCTTTCATTTAACAGGAATAAACCTAATATTATGAGAAATACGACTACAAGactacaaatataaatattacaGGAATAAAGTCACAATATTATGAAACAATTCTGAGATTgtcagaaaatatttaaaaaaaatattttgcatgaaaaaaatcattgcaaaaaaagtgtattttgagatgaaaaaattacatttacaaatgttttctttttttttttttttacaaggaaaAAGTAGACatgattttacaagaaaaaaggtTCAATTTTGTGTGGATAAGGTTGTAATATTGCATCTAAAATGGATTAAAAGGCTTGATTTCTCAAGAAAATGTCGGCATTATAGACAAATAGTGGGTACATGACAAGTAGGTTTGGCCATCGTTTGAATTTGAACAATTCCAGTCCCGATTCAGATTCCTTATTTCGAATGCTGCTCCAAACGATTCTCGAGTCCCATTTTTTAGggggcatccattttcttagcagcagagactaaaatgaatgtttgaatgttttttttttgttttttcataagCAGCATCAACATCAAACCTATAAACTAAAAAGGTGAGTGGCACTAACCCAATTGTCTTAATATTTACTGTTTAAGCTAAAAGTCTAATTTAGCAGTATTAAAATCATTATTTGGGACCGTTTAAATCACATCAAATAGTTTGTATGTGCCAAGTTTTGACTTGGATTCCTGTCCTTGAGttgtagccttttattttgaagggcatGAACCAGAACTcagcattttgggaaaaaaaagtaacctcACACAGCACCAGTTATTTTGCATGGAAGGAACCAAATGCTATAAAACGTCGCTGTTCCTTTCCTTACCCACTTATGAGGGACAAAGTTAGTGTTTGTACTACTGTGACACATTTGTGACTTTAgtcccaattcattgtgatgtaaaaacGTTTTAGCTCAATGATAAGCACCTCCCACGCCCACCCTGTCATTGGCTCTTAGGATGGTTTGAAAgataaaataaacactaaaacCCATCCTTGAAAAAGTGACACCAATCATTGACCTTGTTAGCTGCCTCAATGTTGCCGTCGACATAATTTATCTTTTCACACAAGCAACTGACTATAAGATGACTTCACTAAAGCTCATGGGGTGTAGGCTGAGCCTCTGATGGCATCAGACGCTACGCAACATGTAAGCCTCCTTTGCACAGTATAATCTCATTCCATGTGTTGCACTGAGGTGGCTGGTcattaatttttccaaaattaagATGCACTTTTGTTGACCGCTATTGGGCACGTCTTTGAACATTTGTCCTGgttgtgattgtttttcaaTGCCCAAACCTAATGAAAAGTTTCAAGTGTGACCTCAGGTATGTACTTACCGCTGCATCTTGCTGGTTGTTGTTGACTTTGAGGGCATCAATCACCTGCTTTTCCTCAAAGCCCATCTCCATGAGAGCAAACACAGCCTGGAAAACAGAGGCCTTAAGTCAAGAGGAAGTTCTCCGGATGACGCAAGTTTGTTTAGTAATAGTAAGAAAAAGGGACACACTCTCGAGTCGGGCCTGAACTCCCTTTTCCTACGAATCCTCTTGAAAATTTCTGTAAGCTCATCTTGTCTGCCGCTGCTCTCCTCCGTGCTAGATAGGCTACGTCGCAAACCCGACGAGCACGATGGTGATCTGGAGGAGCCCGAGGCCGACGGGCCGGCTGTGGCGGCAGAGTTAGGAGTAGCGGCAGCTCCTGTGGCGGCAACAGAAGACTCTTGACTGTGCAGCAGCGTGTCCACGGAGGGGTCGTCAACGTGCTCGATCAGCCATTCCATGGCCTGAGTCACCGACATgctgtgaataaaaaaagacaagcaacATCAGTGAGCTgaacaaaaatgctaaaaaagcAGCACATAACTACAGGCTTAAATTGCAGAGACTGgagtaaaagtgaaaaaaaatgacagtagtTTGATACTTAAATCTAAAAAAGGAGCAGAGTGTGTGGCAAAGTGTTACAGCTATGTGCTACATAACAGTTAATGAACCATAAGGTGAACTGTTATGGTCAAGCGAAGCTAgtgtatggaaaaaaacaaaacaaaacacgcaaCACAGAGTGAGTGTGACTTATTAACCGGTGTTCTCTGTCgtctggaaaatatggtaaagtTCTGAACAATACGACCACTACAAAATATGGATATGACATGcaggtattttttccccccactttccGTCACCATCCTGCCATCATACACTGAAGTATCtgtaacttttaatgtgtgtggCTTCAATAAGTGGGTCCAAGTTTGGTGAGCCAGCATCATTATTGCACTATAAAAAAGAAACAGTATGACCTGCAAAAGAAGCAAATAGCTAGCTGACCTATGAAAAGCTTGACTGCAATATGAATTAGAAGCACAGGCCTGAAAAGGAAACATAGCATGCTGGTGTGATAGCTTCACAAAAGTCTGATAAAGCACAAGCATGCAGCACAAAAAGATGGACAGGTAGGATCTGTTTGTGCGACTCATCCCAATTTGAGACTAACTGGTTGAGTCGGAGGGCTTTGATGGCTCTGTTCTCAGGGAAGCCCATCTCGGTGAGTTGCTGGAGGGCTGCGTTGTCCACGCGGtcttcctcgtcctcgtccaACATGTCTGCGGGAAGAGCGACGCACAGATGCGGTTAATGGATTTGCCCATGTTTTTAATTCATGGGGGTATGGTGTGATACCATTGGCCTTTTTAAAGAGCTCCACAGCGTCAGGGTTCAAGGCCAGAAGTTTCTGGGCCACTTCAATGAGGGACACTAGGATCTTTCGGAGCTCCGTCTGAAACTAGACAACGAAATGAATGATTGTCAAATGAGGACAAAGACAAGAAGAGAAGGCCAGAGATGTTG
Proteins encoded in this window:
- the ubac1 gene encoding ubiquitin-associated domain-containing protein 1, encoding MFVQEEKMFAGKVLKMHICAVDGAEWLEEIPEDSTVEKLKEKCLKHCLHGNLDDPKTLTHHKLIHAATERVLNDTKTVADESLKDKDVLLLIKKRPPPTPPKMSEVSSEEKKKQDNKAPDKDAILKATANLSIRHTDRTVTQHNIRDFQTELRKILVSLIEVAQKLLALNPDAVELFKKANDMLDEDEEDRVDNAALQQLTEMGFPENRAIKALRLNHMSVTQAMEWLIEHVDDPSVDTLLHSQESSVAATGAAATPNSAATAGPSASGSSRSPSCSSGLRRSLSSTEESSGRQDELTEIFKRIRRKREFRPDSRAVFALMEMGFEEKQVIDALKVNNNQQDAACEWLLGDKKPSAEDLDKGIDTNSPLFQAILENPVVQLGLTNPKTLLAFEDMLENPLNSTQWMNDPETGPVMLQISRIFQTLNRT